A single region of the Lotus japonicus ecotype B-129 chromosome 4, LjGifu_v1.2 genome encodes:
- the LOC130711485 gene encoding phospholipid-transporting ATPase 3-like isoform X1 codes for MSSIDCQLILLLFLQFRRVANIYFLTISVLSTTPISPVSPITNVLPLSLVLLLSLIKEAFEDWKRFQNDMAINNGTIDVLRDREWVYIPWKKLQVGDLVKVKQDEFFPADLLFLASTNVDGVCYIETTNLDGETNLKIRKALEKTWDYFTPEKASEFKEIMMAK; via the exons ATGAGTTCAATTGATTGCCAACTTATCTTGCTTTTATTTTTGCAGTTCAGGAGGGTTGCTAATATCTACTTTCTTACAATCTCAGTCTTGTCTACCACACCCATCAG CCCTGTCTCTCCAATAACTAATGTGCTTCCTCTATCTCTGGTGCTTCTCCTCTCTCTTATTAAGGAAGCTTTTGAGGACTGG AAGCGTTTTCAAAATGACATGGCAATAAACAATGGTACGATAGATGTACTGCGAGATCGAGAATGGGTGTATATACCCTGGAAAAAGTTGCAAGTTGGTGACCTAGTCAAG GTTAAGCAGGATGAATTCTTTCCTGCAGATCTGCTTTTCCTGGCTAGTACAAATGTTGATGGTGTCTGCTACATTGAG ACAACTAATTTGGATGGGGAAACCAATTTGAAGATTAGGAAAGCATTGGAAAAGACTTGGGATTACT